One Gloeocapsopsis sp. IPPAS B-1203 DNA window includes the following coding sequences:
- the rpiA gene encoding ribose-5-phosphate isomerase RpiA, whose protein sequence is MTAGVDPIKLMKQEVGKAAADRVQSGTIVGLGTGSTTAYTIQFLGDRLKSGELKDIIGIPTSFQAEVLAKQYGIPLTTLDAVDHIDIAIDGADEVDPQKNLIKGGGAAHTREKIVDYLADQFIVVVDSSKIVDRLGSSFAVPVEVIPMAISPVMRAIEKLGGKPELRMGVKKAGPVITDQGNMVVDVKFDSIDDPADLEKTLNNIPGVLENGIFVGVTDLVLVGEVQDGKPVVKEM, encoded by the coding sequence ATGACCGCAGGCGTAGATCCCATAAAATTGATGAAGCAAGAAGTCGGTAAAGCTGCTGCCGATCGCGTACAATCTGGTACGATCGTTGGGCTAGGAACGGGGTCAACCACAGCGTACACAATTCAATTTTTAGGCGATCGCCTCAAGTCTGGTGAACTCAAAGATATTATTGGTATTCCTACCTCTTTTCAAGCCGAAGTTCTTGCTAAACAATATGGTATTCCTTTAACAACTCTAGACGCAGTTGACCATATTGATATTGCGATCGATGGTGCTGATGAAGTCGATCCACAAAAGAATTTAATTAAAGGTGGCGGCGCGGCGCATACCCGTGAAAAAATTGTTGATTACCTTGCCGATCAGTTTATCGTTGTTGTTGATAGCTCTAAAATTGTAGATCGCTTGGGTTCTAGCTTTGCGGTTCCTGTCGAAGTTATTCCAATGGCAATTTCTCCAGTTATGCGGGCGATTGAGAAACTTGGCGGTAAACCAGAGTTGCGTATGGGGGTGAAAAAGGCTGGACCTGTGATCACCGATCAAGGCAACATGGTGGTAGATGTAAAATTTGATAGTATTGATGATCCAGCCGATCTCGAAAAAACGCTCAACAACATCCCTGGTGTTTTAGAAAACGGAATTTTTGTCGGCGTGACAGATTTAGTTCTTGTTGGTGAAGTTCAAGATGGTAAGCCAGTTGTGAAGGAGATGTAA
- a CDS encoding four-helix bundle copper-binding protein, whose amino-acid sequence MTTAESKLDACIQACLDCLRDCEYCANACLSEDMVQMMAECIKRCRDCADTCALCARLMSRRSELHKQMCGVCAEACDRCANECSQHDDDHCQRCAESCRRCAQLCREMAA is encoded by the coding sequence ATGACTACTGCAGAATCTAAACTTGATGCTTGTATTCAAGCGTGTCTAGACTGCCTACGCGATTGTGAATACTGTGCCAATGCTTGCTTAAGTGAAGATATGGTGCAGATGATGGCTGAATGTATTAAACGATGTCGTGATTGTGCTGATACTTGTGCCCTTTGCGCCCGTTTGATGTCGCGGAGATCGGAACTGCACAAGCAAATGTGTGGTGTGTGCGCCGAAGCGTGCGATCGCTGTGCTAATGAATGTAGTCAGCACGATGACGATCACTGTCAACGTTGTGCCGAATCTTGTCGTCGCTGCGCTCAACTTTGTCGCGAAATGGCAGCATAA
- a CDS encoding NADP-dependent isocitrate dehydrogenase — translation MYEKITPPDIGSRITFKNGEPVVPDNPIIPFIRGDGTGVDIWPASQMVIDAAVQTAYQGKRQISWFKVYAGDEACDIYGTYQYLPEDTLQAIKEYGVAIKGPLTTPVGGGIRSLNVALRQINDLYACVRPCRYYEGTPSPHKYPEKLDVIIYRENTEDIYLGIEWRQGTEMAERIINLLNNELIPASPEHGKKQIRLDSGIGIKPISKTGSQRLIRRAIRHALRLPRNKQMVTLVHKGNIMKYTEGAFRDWGYELATTEFRNECVTERESWILSNKEVNPDISIGENAQMIEPGYNALTAEKKAVICQEIETVLDSIWSTHGSGQWKDKVMVNDRIADSVFQQIQTRPDEYSVLATMNLNGDYVSDAAAAVVGGLGMAPGANIGDECAIFEATHGTAPKHAGLDRINPGSVILSGVMMLEYLGWQEAADLIKQGISDAIANRQVTYDLARLMEPPVEPLKCSEFAKAIIKHFQ, via the coding sequence ATGTACGAGAAAATTACCCCACCAGATATCGGTTCGCGCATTACGTTCAAGAATGGTGAACCAGTAGTACCAGACAATCCAATTATTCCTTTTATTCGTGGCGATGGTACTGGTGTTGATATTTGGCCCGCAAGTCAAATGGTGATTGACGCGGCTGTACAAACTGCTTATCAAGGAAAGCGGCAAATTAGCTGGTTTAAGGTTTATGCTGGGGATGAAGCGTGTGATATTTACGGAACTTATCAATATCTTCCTGAAGACACGTTACAAGCTATCAAAGAATATGGTGTTGCCATCAAAGGACCATTAACTACGCCTGTTGGTGGTGGAATTCGTTCGCTCAATGTAGCATTGCGACAAATTAACGATTTGTATGCCTGTGTGCGTCCTTGTCGCTATTACGAAGGAACACCTTCCCCACACAAATATCCTGAAAAACTTGATGTCATTATCTATCGCGAAAATACCGAAGATATTTATCTAGGGATTGAGTGGCGTCAGGGTACGGAAATGGCAGAACGGATTATTAATTTACTCAACAATGAATTGATTCCTGCTAGCCCTGAACATGGTAAAAAGCAAATTCGTCTCGATTCTGGTATTGGCATTAAACCAATTAGTAAAACAGGTTCTCAACGCCTGATTCGTCGGGCAATTCGACACGCACTTCGATTGCCGAGAAATAAGCAAATGGTCACTTTGGTACACAAAGGAAATATTATGAAATATACCGAAGGTGCCTTCCGCGATTGGGGTTACGAACTGGCAACAACTGAATTTCGTAATGAATGCGTTACAGAACGCGAGTCTTGGATTTTGAGCAACAAAGAAGTTAATCCTGATATTTCTATTGGCGAAAATGCTCAGATGATTGAACCAGGATACAATGCTCTCACTGCTGAGAAAAAAGCTGTAATTTGTCAAGAGATTGAAACAGTTCTTGATTCTATCTGGTCTACGCACGGTAGCGGTCAATGGAAAGATAAGGTGATGGTAAACGATAGAATTGCCGATAGCGTTTTTCAGCAAATTCAAACACGACCAGATGAATACTCGGTGTTAGCAACGATGAACCTCAATGGTGACTATGTTTCTGATGCTGCAGCTGCTGTAGTTGGCGGACTCGGCATGGCGCCAGGAGCTAACATTGGCGATGAGTGTGCCATTTTTGAAGCTACTCACGGTACAGCACCAAAACACGCTGGATTAGACCGGATCAATCCTGGTTCGGTGATTCTCTCAGGTGTGATGATGTTGGAGTATTTGGGTTGGCAAGAAGCTGCAGATTTGATCAAACAGGGAATTAGTGATGCGATCGCAAACCGTCAAGTTACTTACGATTTAGCACGGTTAATGGAACCCCCCGTTGAACCACTGAAGTGTTCTGAGTTTGCTAAGGCGATTATCAAGCATTTTCAGTAA
- a CDS encoding GUN4 domain-containing protein, whose product MTDPTIVDTNFDSALALQLTTGSEKVQAQTIEKLATLGTAGEELLMKFLLQRQSNPPTWIDGKAYQVLYSADSLETKNFLQTNFPTGIVQLNSEQGIDYTSLQTLLAKQDFQAADRLTLQKLCELAGAAAMQRKWLYFTEVENFTNTDLQTINQLWLIHSEGKFGFSVQREIWLAVGKNWEKLWSKIGWKAGNNWTRYPDEFTWNLNAPRGHLPLSNQLRGVRVIASLLSHPAWERRGC is encoded by the coding sequence ATGACTGATCCCACTATCGTTGACACTAATTTTGACTCTGCTTTAGCTTTGCAGTTAACCACAGGGTCAGAAAAAGTACAAGCGCAAACCATTGAAAAACTCGCTACGCTTGGTACTGCGGGCGAAGAGCTACTCATGAAGTTTTTACTGCAACGCCAGTCTAACCCACCTACCTGGATTGATGGCAAAGCTTACCAAGTTCTCTACAGTGCTGATTCGCTAGAGACTAAGAATTTTCTCCAAACTAATTTCCCGACTGGCATTGTCCAACTCAACTCAGAGCAAGGTATTGACTATACTTCATTGCAAACACTACTTGCAAAGCAAGATTTTCAAGCTGCTGATCGTCTTACTCTGCAAAAACTTTGTGAATTAGCAGGAGCTGCTGCAATGCAAAGAAAATGGTTATATTTTACCGAAGTAGAAAATTTTACCAACACTGACCTACAAACAATCAATCAACTATGGTTAATTCACTCAGAGGGGAAATTTGGTTTTTCAGTTCAACGAGAAATCTGGCTTGCTGTCGGTAAAAACTGGGAAAAACTATGGTCAAAAATTGGTTGGAAAGCAGGCAACAATTGGACTCGCTATCCTGACGAGTTTACGTGGAATCTCAACGCTCCTAGAGGTCACTTACCATTATCCAATCAGCTACGCGGCGTGCGAGTGATAGCATCTTTGCTGTCGCATCCTGCATGGGAACGCCGAGGTTGTTAG
- a CDS encoding GAF domain-containing sensor histidine kinase, whose protein sequence is MEPERKTAQELQQLKVFSDIGILEAQTIPIFDAATQTSADFLEVPICIFGFLNQNSFWFKSAVGLARLGLRSKIAQERQLSRQEAFIAHVVENHKILAIDDTLKDPVFVNSDLVQQYGIRAFMGAPLMNTSGQCLGAIAVMELKPRNFTLRDMKFIELMACWSMSELERHQLLKGINPNSPYLNSPLVQTDSVLSGHSGILPNNKHPNPVAAVTDNNDKITHTIATASEYLSTNQVKVELLSQLTQELRTPLTSVLGMASVVSREIYGPLTNKQKEYLEIIENSGRHLLTLVNEISELGTLDSSFAALNLTAVEIEMLCQQVISALSETTKRRDQQINLSLEPGCNRLWVLDKDKVKQLLYQLIFYITQIAANGSVIHIHVSHKSDGLHFAIWASHPWLEQGLTLAEPLLCQLSPFAADSGTPLDGLCAELSNSTALPVLATQVLDVATTNPEVTQQDANHPLHKHNPLEGIYHSSNSLRLLLSCDLAKLHGGRINLQGSPESGYRYVVVLPELAAPAEETV, encoded by the coding sequence GTGGAGCCTGAGAGAAAAACAGCACAAGAACTACAGCAGCTAAAAGTCTTCTCAGATATAGGGATCTTAGAAGCTCAAACAATTCCTATTTTTGACGCAGCTACGCAAACATCTGCCGATTTTTTAGAAGTACCAATTTGTATCTTCGGCTTTTTGAATCAAAATAGTTTTTGGTTTAAATCAGCTGTAGGTTTAGCGCGACTCGGATTGAGAAGTAAAATCGCCCAAGAGCGGCAATTATCAAGGCAAGAAGCTTTTATAGCTCATGTGGTAGAAAATCATAAGATTTTAGCAATTGATGACACTCTTAAAGATCCGGTATTTGTTAACAGTGACTTAGTGCAGCAGTATGGTATCCGCGCTTTTATGGGAGCACCACTGATGAATACATCAGGGCAATGCTTAGGAGCGATCGCTGTCATGGAACTGAAACCACGTAATTTTACACTCAGAGACATGAAGTTTATAGAACTCATGGCTTGCTGGAGTATGAGTGAACTTGAGCGCCATCAACTGCTCAAAGGTATCAATCCTAATAGTCCTTATTTGAATTCTCCCTTAGTACAAACAGATTCTGTTTTAAGCGGACATTCTGGCATCCTACCAAACAATAAGCATCCAAATCCTGTTGCTGCTGTTACCGATAACAATGACAAAATCACACATACAATTGCTACAGCCAGCGAATATCTTTCTACCAACCAAGTCAAAGTCGAACTTCTCTCCCAGCTCACTCAAGAATTACGAACGCCTTTAACTTCGGTTTTGGGTATGGCGAGTGTTGTCAGCCGCGAAATTTATGGCCCTCTCACCAATAAGCAAAAAGAATATCTAGAAATTATTGAAAATAGCGGACGTCACTTGTTAACACTCGTTAACGAAATTTCTGAGCTAGGAACATTAGATAGTAGCTTTGCAGCACTTAATCTCACTGCTGTAGAAATTGAAATGTTGTGTCAGCAAGTGATTAGTGCTCTATCTGAGACAACTAAACGGCGAGATCAACAAATTAATTTGTCTTTAGAACCAGGATGCAACCGACTTTGGGTTTTAGACAAAGATAAAGTTAAACAGTTACTCTATCAGCTTATTTTTTACATTACTCAAATTGCTGCAAATGGAAGCGTGATTCATATTCATGTTTCACATAAAAGTGATGGGCTACACTTTGCCATCTGGGCTTCTCATCCTTGGCTAGAACAAGGCTTAACCCTAGCAGAACCATTACTGTGCCAGTTATCACCGTTTGCTGCTGATAGTGGAACTCCACTCGATGGTCTTTGTGCTGAATTATCAAATTCAACTGCTTTACCTGTCTTAGCCACTCAAGTGTTAGATGTTGCTACTACCAATCCAGAAGTGACACAGCAAGATGCCAACCATCCACTACACAAGCACAATCCTTTAGAAGGTATCTACCACTCTAGCAATAGTCTACGTTTGCTATTAAGCTGCGATCTGGCAAAATTACATGGAGGAAGAATAAATCTGCAAGGATCGCCAGAATCAGGCTATCGTTATGTAGTTGTTTTACCTGAACTTGCGGCTCCTGCGGAGGAAACTGTCTAG
- a CDS encoding IctB family putative bicarbonate transporter: MNAWQQFTLTHVPLQDWRSGSYLHRSIVGILRSWRQSSLLIQWADQIAAVLLSLIFVLAPFVSSTLIGLLLVACGGFWLLVTLTDIRDQAKLTSVHLLVLLYWGIATVATAASPVKSAAFVGWTKLTLYLLMFALAARVLRSPRIRTWMIAIYLHVALLVSVYGLRQWFFGATALATWVDPESPLSKTTRVYSYLGNPNLLAGYLLPAIAFSAMAIFAWRGWIPKVLALTMLLVNMACLILTFSRGGWIGLLALVVTLLVLLVYWLSIQLPPFWRMWSLPILLVGMLSVLILAILFVEPVRDRVLSIFAGRGDSSNNFRINVWLAVIDMIRDRPILGIGPGNTAFNRIYPLYQQPKYTALSAYSVLLEIAVETGLIGFFCFVWLIIVMLSQGLTQLQRLRQHNHREGFWLMAAIAIVVGMLAHGTVDTVWYRPEVSTLWWLTVALIAGYLNASVSEPNPGNSTVATQQY, from the coding sequence ATGAATGCATGGCAACAATTTACGCTCACTCATGTGCCGTTGCAAGATTGGCGCAGTGGAAGTTACTTACACCGTTCAATAGTAGGAATACTACGTTCTTGGCGACAGAGTAGCTTGCTGATTCAGTGGGCAGATCAAATCGCAGCAGTGCTTCTCAGTTTGATATTTGTTTTAGCACCTTTTGTCTCAAGCACGCTGATAGGCTTACTTTTAGTGGCTTGTGGTGGATTTTGGCTATTGGTCACTCTCACAGATATCCGCGATCAAGCGAAGTTGACTTCTGTTCATCTACTCGTGTTGCTCTATTGGGGAATTGCTACTGTAGCGACAGCAGCGTCACCTGTAAAATCAGCAGCTTTTGTGGGATGGACAAAATTAACGTTGTATTTGTTGATGTTCGCCCTCGCTGCTAGAGTTTTACGCTCTCCTCGAATTCGTACCTGGATGATTGCTATCTATTTGCACGTAGCACTCCTTGTTAGTGTCTATGGGCTGCGACAATGGTTTTTTGGAGCAACTGCGCTAGCAACTTGGGTAGATCCCGAGTCGCCTCTATCGAAAACAACTCGTGTTTATAGTTACTTGGGTAATCCTAATTTACTTGCAGGATATCTTTTGCCAGCGATCGCATTTAGTGCAATGGCAATTTTTGCGTGGCGCGGCTGGATTCCTAAGGTTCTAGCACTAACCATGCTTTTAGTCAATATGGCGTGCTTAATCTTAACTTTTAGTCGTGGTGGCTGGATTGGTTTACTGGCGTTGGTTGTAACGCTGTTGGTATTACTAGTTTATTGGTTGAGTATACAACTACCACCGTTTTGGCGAATGTGGTCGTTGCCAATTTTGCTGGTTGGCATGTTGAGTGTTTTAATTTTGGCAATATTATTTGTTGAACCAGTACGCGATCGCGTGTTAAGTATTTTTGCAGGACGAGGTGACAGCAGTAATAACTTCCGCATCAATGTTTGGCTAGCTGTCATTGACATGATTCGCGATCGCCCAATTTTAGGTATTGGTCCTGGTAATACTGCCTTTAACAGAATTTATCCACTTTATCAGCAACCTAAGTATACTGCTTTGAGCGCTTACTCAGTTCTCTTAGAAATTGCTGTAGAAACAGGCTTAATTGGCTTTTTCTGTTTCGTTTGGTTGATTATTGTTATGCTCAGCCAAGGATTGACACAATTACAGAGGTTACGCCAGCACAATCACCGAGAAGGGTTTTGGTTAATGGCAGCGATCGCAATCGTAGTAGGTATGCTAGCCCACGGCACAGTAGATACTGTTTGGTATCGACCTGAAGTTAGTACGTTATGGTGGTTGACTGTTGCGTTAATTGCCGGTTATCTCAACGCTTCTGTCTCAGAACCAAATCCAGGCAATTCCACAGTAGCTACGCAACAGTATTAA
- a CDS encoding WGxxGxxG family protein, which produces MKYSQLSKLFSASVLSLSLAALPSALPASATTTDTAPGTTTTAPTTTTTTTETDDGFDWGWLGLLGLIGLAGLLGRNKSEPTRYREPDTVGTTGTTSSSTYREP; this is translated from the coding sequence ATGAAATATTCTCAATTATCCAAATTGTTTAGCGCTAGTGTATTAAGTTTAAGCCTAGCAGCATTACCTTCTGCGCTTCCTGCGTCAGCAACAACAACTGATACTGCCCCTGGGACTACTACTACTGCACCAACAACGACCACCACGACAACTGAGACAGACGATGGTTTTGATTGGGGTTGGTTAGGATTACTTGGTTTAATTGGTTTAGCTGGTTTATTGGGTCGTAATAAGTCGGAACCTACACGTTACCGAGAGCCAGATACTGTAGGAACAACAGGAACAACTTCCTCCTCTACATATCGAGAACCGTAG
- the smpB gene encoding SsrA-binding protein SmpB → MSDNDGYKVISENRQARFLYEILETYEAGIQLTGTEVKSIREGKVNLQDGYALIRNGEAWLINVNISPYTGSGQYFNHEPRRTRKLLLHKEEIRKLIGKVEQQGLTLVPLKMYLKRGLVKVSIALGKGKKLHDKRESLKRRQDQRDMQRAMKNY, encoded by the coding sequence ATGAGTGACAACGACGGTTATAAAGTTATTAGCGAGAATCGACAGGCACGTTTTCTCTACGAAATTCTAGAAACGTATGAGGCAGGTATTCAACTAACCGGAACAGAAGTAAAGTCTATTCGAGAAGGCAAAGTCAACTTGCAAGATGGCTACGCTTTGATTCGTAATGGCGAAGCGTGGTTAATAAATGTAAATATATCTCCGTACACGGGTAGCGGACAGTATTTTAATCACGAACCTCGCCGGACACGCAAGCTGTTGTTGCACAAAGAAGAAATTCGCAAGCTGATAGGAAAAGTAGAACAGCAGGGTTTGACTTTAGTACCTTTAAAAATGTATCTAAAAAGAGGCTTAGTTAAAGTTAGTATTGCGCTTGGTAAAGGGAAAAAGCTGCACGATAAGCGAGAAAGTTTAAAGCGCCGTCAAGATCAGCGAGATATGCAAAGAGCTATGAAAAACTATTAA
- the ispD gene encoding 2-C-methyl-D-erythritol 4-phosphate cytidylyltransferase — MHLLIPAAGIGRRMGSDRNKLLLCLRSQSLISWTLLAAEASHQISWVGIIAQPSDWSDLKENLASLSLTKPIQLIVGGTTRQESVYNGLQALPNAAKQVLIHDGARCLATPKLLDRCAEEIRHCSGLIAAVPVKDTIKVVDTAKMIQSTPDRRNLWAAQTPQAFDVEQLKQCHEVARRQGWEVTDDAALFERCGLTVKIVEGEETNLKLTTPVDLAIAEFILQQRLQNVTT, encoded by the coding sequence GTGCATTTATTGATTCCAGCAGCTGGAATAGGACGTCGGATGGGTAGCGATCGCAATAAACTGCTGTTATGCTTGCGATCGCAATCTTTGATTAGCTGGACGCTACTTGCTGCAGAAGCAAGTCACCAAATTAGCTGGGTAGGTATTATTGCACAGCCTTCAGATTGGTCAGATCTTAAAGAAAATTTAGCAAGTTTATCACTCACGAAACCGATACAACTGATTGTCGGGGGAACTACCCGTCAAGAATCTGTTTACAATGGCTTGCAGGCTCTTCCAAACGCCGCAAAACAAGTTCTGATTCATGATGGTGCGCGCTGTCTTGCTACGCCAAAATTGCTAGATCGTTGTGCAGAGGAAATTCGTCATTGTTCGGGTTTAATTGCGGCTGTACCTGTGAAGGACACAATCAAGGTTGTTGATACTGCCAAAATGATTCAAAGTACACCTGACAGGCGTAACCTTTGGGCGGCACAAACTCCCCAAGCCTTTGATGTTGAACAACTCAAACAATGTCATGAAGTCGCACGTCGCCAAGGATGGGAAGTGACTGATGACGCTGCTTTGTTTGAAAGATGCGGTCTTACAGTCAAAATTGTTGAAGGAGAAGAAACAAATTTAAAGCTGACAACTCCGGTGGATTTAGCGATCGCAGAATTTATTCTGCAACAAAGGCTACAGAATGTCACAACCTGA
- the thiL gene encoding thiamine-phosphate kinase, with amino-acid sequence MSQPESTTLVKDIGEKGLLERLQQFCPPEIVGDDAAVVTTQPGKSLVVTTDMLVDGVHFSDRTTTPEAAGWRAAAANLSDLAAMGASPLGLTIALGVPNDTPVNWIEQLYQGITQCLQKFDTFILGGDVCRSPVMTISITAFGEVHPERIIRRSTAQVGDAIVATGVHGASRAGLELLLQPETKQSFSNSTQQKLIQAHQYPQPRLDVLPILWEIISQFQLESASECKIHVAGMDSSDGLADAIVQLCQMSQVGAKLERSQIPLADELKDWSSPQALEWALYGGEDFELVLCLPLVIAQALVERLGNQAAIIGEIIEEPVVYLADRAGKTPDELNLNRGFQHF; translated from the coding sequence ATGTCACAACCTGAATCGACAACCTTAGTCAAAGATATCGGAGAAAAAGGGCTATTAGAGCGCTTACAGCAATTTTGTCCGCCAGAAATCGTCGGTGATGATGCAGCAGTAGTTACAACTCAACCAGGAAAGTCTTTAGTTGTAACAACAGATATGTTAGTTGATGGAGTTCATTTTAGCGATCGCACGACGACTCCTGAAGCAGCTGGGTGGCGTGCTGCTGCTGCGAATTTATCTGACTTAGCTGCCATGGGTGCTTCTCCTTTAGGTCTCACGATTGCTCTAGGGGTTCCTAACGATACTCCAGTTAACTGGATTGAGCAACTGTACCAAGGAATAACACAATGCCTGCAAAAGTTTGATACTTTCATTCTTGGAGGCGATGTCTGCCGCTCTCCAGTGATGACAATATCGATTACAGCATTTGGAGAAGTTCATCCTGAACGAATTATCCGTCGTTCTACTGCTCAAGTAGGAGATGCCATAGTTGCAACTGGAGTTCACGGTGCTTCTCGCGCTGGATTAGAGTTGTTACTACAGCCAGAAACAAAACAAAGCTTCAGCAACAGTACTCAGCAAAAGTTGATCCAAGCTCATCAATATCCGCAACCGCGATTGGACGTGCTACCAATTTTGTGGGAAATAATATCTCAATTTCAACTTGAAAGTGCTTCTGAGTGTAAGATACACGTTGCAGGAATGGACAGCAGTGATGGTTTAGCCGATGCCATAGTACAACTGTGTCAGATGAGCCAAGTTGGAGCAAAACTTGAACGCAGTCAAATTCCTCTAGCCGACGAACTTAAAGATTGGTCATCACCACAAGCGTTAGAGTGGGCGTTATACGGTGGTGAAGATTTTGAGTTAGTTTTATGCTTGCCTTTGGTTATTGCTCAAGCACTAGTAGAACGCCTAGGCAACCAAGCAGCAATTATTGGTGAGATTATTGAGGAACCTGTTGTTTATTTAGCTGATCGTGCAGGAAAAACCCCCGATGAATTGAATCTCAATCGGGGATTTCAACATTTTTAA
- a CDS encoding type I glyceraldehyde-3-phosphate dehydrogenase yields MIRVAINGFGRIGRNFMRCWVGRENSNIDLVAINDTSDPRTNAHLLKYDTMLGTLKNADISADDNSIIVNGKTVKCTSDRNPENLPWKEWEIDLIIESTGVFTSREGATKHLNAGAKKVLITAPGKNDDGTFVFGVNHHDYDHNKHTIISNASCTTNCLAPIAKVLNEKFGIIKGTMTTTHSYTGDQRLLDASHRDVRRARAAAMNIVPTSTGAAKAVALVLPDLKGKLNGVALRVPTPNVSMVDFVIQVENPTFAEEVNQALQDASENSLKGILAYSDLPLVSSDYQGHDASSIVDASLTLVMGGDMVKVMAWYDNEWGYSQRVLDLAELVAEKWN; encoded by the coding sequence GTGATTAGAGTCGCGATCAACGGTTTTGGACGCATCGGGCGCAATTTTATGCGCTGCTGGGTAGGTCGAGAAAATAGCAACATCGATCTGGTCGCTATCAACGATACTTCCGACCCACGAACCAACGCTCACCTACTCAAGTATGACACCATGCTGGGGACGTTGAAAAATGCTGATATCAGTGCTGATGATAATTCGATCATCGTTAATGGTAAGACCGTTAAATGTACATCAGATCGCAATCCAGAAAACTTGCCCTGGAAAGAATGGGAAATTGACCTGATTATTGAATCAACAGGTGTTTTTACCAGTAGAGAAGGGGCAACGAAGCATCTAAATGCTGGCGCTAAAAAAGTCTTGATTACTGCTCCTGGCAAAAACGATGACGGTACATTTGTGTTTGGTGTAAATCATCACGACTACGACCACAATAAACACACTATTATTAGTAACGCGAGTTGTACTACCAACTGTCTTGCTCCCATTGCTAAAGTTCTCAATGAGAAATTCGGCATTATTAAGGGAACAATGACCACCACGCACAGCTACACTGGAGACCAGCGTTTACTTGATGCGAGTCACCGTGATGTGCGGCGTGCTAGAGCCGCAGCAATGAATATTGTCCCCACTTCGACTGGGGCAGCTAAAGCAGTTGCGCTTGTCTTGCCAGATCTTAAAGGTAAGCTCAATGGAGTTGCGTTACGCGTTCCTACTCCCAACGTATCAATGGTAGATTTTGTCATTCAGGTAGAGAATCCAACCTTTGCAGAAGAAGTTAACCAAGCACTCCAAGATGCTTCAGAAAACTCACTCAAAGGTATCTTGGCATACAGCGATTTGCCACTCGTTTCCTCTGATTATCAAGGACACGACGCTTCCTCTATCGTTGATGCAAGTTTGACTTTGGTCATGGGTGGTGACATGGTGAAAGTCATGGCTTGGTATGACAACGAATGGGGTTATAGCCAGCGTGTATTAGACTTAGCAGAACTTGTCGCTGAGAAGTGGAACTAA
- the nadD gene encoding nicotinate (nicotinamide) nucleotide adenylyltransferase yields the protein MQYSRHKVGILGGTFDPVHWGHLLIAEAAVSQANLKQVIWVPTRHPHYKNATAFEHRWQMAQMAIADNPAFKIAPATVNCTESYAVQTLTDLKTLYPNTQWCWIVGLDAFETLPQWYRRQELAIECQWLVAPRLPATLKIEQSTAIATHSQLRCEQIVQKLASQGLSINWQILHLPYVGISSSLIRALCRDRLSIRYLVPDAVRLYIEKHRLYSH from the coding sequence ATGCAGTACTCAAGGCATAAAGTAGGAATTTTAGGAGGCACTTTTGACCCTGTACATTGGGGACATCTGCTGATTGCTGAAGCAGCCGTCAGTCAAGCTAATCTTAAACAAGTGATTTGGGTACCCACGCGTCACCCGCATTACAAAAATGCCACCGCATTTGAGCATCGTTGGCAAATGGCGCAAATGGCGATCGCGGATAATCCGGCGTTTAAGATTGCTCCAGCAACGGTGAACTGTACAGAATCTTATGCAGTTCAGACGCTTACTGACCTCAAAACACTTTATCCCAATACTCAATGGTGTTGGATTGTGGGTTTAGATGCCTTTGAAACTTTGCCTCAGTGGTATCGCCGCCAGGAACTAGCAATTGAGTGCCAATGGTTAGTTGCACCCCGACTTCCGGCAACGCTCAAGATAGAGCAGTCTACAGCGATCGCAACTCATAGTCAGCTACGTTGCGAACAAATTGTGCAAAAATTAGCATCGCAAGGCTTATCTATCAACTGGCAAATTTTGCATCTACCTTATGTCGGAATTTCCTCAAGTTTAATTCGGGCTTTGTGTCGCGATCGCCTATCGATTCGATATTTGGTGCCAGATGCCGTGCGGTTGTACATTGAAAAACACAGGCTCTATTCACACTGA